ATGAacagattgagagcagccctgcagagaagaaTTTGGGGGTACTGGTGTATGAAAAATTGAATATGAGCTGGCAATGTgtgcttgcagcccagaaagccaattgTATTCTGGGCTAAATCAAAgaagtgtggccagcaggacaggagaggtgattctgcccctctggtctaatgagaccccacctggagtactgcatGCAGCTCTGAGGTCCTCAGTACAGGAAAGAtgtggacctgttggagtgggtccagaggagggccatgaaaatgaaatcagaggactggaacacctctcctatgatgacaggctgagagagttggggttgttcagcctgaagaagagaagactctggggagaccttattgctgCTTTTCGATATATAAAAGGGGCTtatgaaaagacaaagaaactTTTCACCAGGGTCTGTATTGACAGAACTAAgggcaatggttttaaactgaaagagggtaggtttagattttACATAGGGAAGAAATTTCCTATGATGAGGGTtgtgaggcactgaaacagattgcccagagaagctgtggattccCCATCATTGAAAAGTGTTCATGGTcagtttggatggggctttgagcaacctgatttaATGAAAGATGTCCATAGCAGGAGGTAGAAGAATTGGATgtaaatgatttttaaaggcTGATCATTCTATGATTGTTGTTTGTAGTCAGttagaaatctgttttcttttttatgacaTGTTCAGTAGCAAGCAAAAATAGTTCCTTTTTGGCAATCTATTTGTTTGAAAATCGTTATTTCCTGCTATAACAAATAGCGATACAAATGACAGTGAGTGGCTGTCCAGTAGTACCCAGCcttgaaacaaaggaaaacttgAACTACAAGTATACCTAGCTGCTCCTTGATTTGTAATTGCATTTATGACACTTTTTGCTCTCTCCAAGGTGTTTTAAAAGGTAGCAACCAAATTGAACTGTATTGTGTAGCTTTTTTTGTCATATTCTTTTTAAGTGACTGAAACTTTTCACTTAATTGTGCAAATGTAAATGTTATGATTTATAAGCAGAAAGTGAAATTAACTGTGTGGTTAAACATTAATAGTATTATCTTACCTTTTTCACTTTAACTTTTAGCTTCAGTAACAGTTGGTTTTATTCTGTGAAGATGCCTTAAAATGGGATAATGAAATTGCAATTCATTAAAATTCAATAGAttaatttaatgcaaaataaagtaattttcattgtGCCCAAGAACCAGATCTCTCATCTCATTTATTCAGAATAAAACTTTTCAGagactattttatttttttttaagtaagacTTGAGCAAGAATGAGTATTTGAACATATGTTCAAGTTTCTGTGGAAAATTAGAACCAACTCTGCAGAGGAGTTCCTCTTAACTGGAAGAGATTAGCATTTCTATAATACTAACTTCAACAAGATAAATTGTGAATGCAGACTGACCTCCTTAATCAGGTTAAATCATCACAGAAGTTGAATTTGACAAAAGATACTGTGGAACTCTGCTAAGACTTTCATGAAGAATGAAAGTCTTGAGGTGGGACAAGCCATTGAAGGAATTATACATCTTGTTTTTAATAGAGTTATGATTACATCTTCAGCATTAGTAATTTTATATACtgtttttattggtttttaaGACTCATCATGAGACTTCATTGATAAGATTGCTATTTGTGTCTTTTGGATCTCTTGCATCCATGGGTTGTTCTTGAGCTTTCATTGTTCCTAgaggcatttttcttttgtcactgTCACTAATCTAAGGATGGATGTTGTTTTTTgcaactgatttttctttttttagatgTTACTTTTACGCATGCTTCTAATGTGTATATTGCCATTTAAATGAAGAGTACTATAACTGGTAATTAATAAAACCCTTTATTTGGAATTAGCTAACATTTGTGAGAATTTTAATCAGGCAACCACCTAAGTATCACTCTAGGAATCAATATTCATATTGTaacatgcaaaaataaagatgatAATATGCATTTATCACCAATGTAATGTTGTAATGTTCATGTTTCTTCATATGTTGTATTCACAAATGTCAAGTTACTGTTTGGGTTTATTTAACTCAATAGAATAAAACTTGTGTATCACTGTTTTAGTGGGTTGAAACTGTCAAATAGCTTACATGACTGTTTATCAGAGCAACTGCCATTCACCAGAAGGAACCTTCCTATGCAAGTTAGATTACAAAAATGAGGAAGGTTAAAAAGTGTATTTAATCTCTTATCTGCTTAGAGAGTATCACTTCTCTTGCTGTGACTTTGCATATAATTTTTCTTGTGTTGTACTAAAAAGGAATGTTAGAAAATGTTGTTGCTACCATGtgcctttaaaaatacttgaagtCAAAGATACCTGTaagtgcagagggaagggaaatttCCTTCAGGTGACAAGACAAGTTAGGGAAAACAAACACTCTGAAGAATTTTAATCAACCATCACTAATGTTTCCACTGGATTCTTCCTATTGGGGTGAGGGAATTATGTTTACCGTTCTGCAGAGAGCAACAAGGTAGCAAAAGTATATACTATTAGGTGACATTGCTCTTTCAGAGCTGATTTAGGgttttaaaaagcaagttttacttttgattttctgtgtAGTAATGCCTAAAATAGTTCCTTTGGCTTAAGCAAGCTAGTTTTAGGAACTACTATTATAAAAGCAGCCTTATACAAAATATTGAAAGTATTCCACTacttttcagtgtgtttttttttcttttaccagaGCAATGTAGTATTCTTTATACCCTAATTTGAAATAAGGTGTACAAAGCTGTATAAATTAATGTAtcttatattaatatataatatattgcCTTCTTAAAGCATGCAGCTCTTGTCCAGAGTAGAATTTTGAGTATGTACTTGTTTAATGTTATGTTTGTATCTGTGTACAGAAAGCATAGAAACAATGTTGGACCAAGCAAACCTATTTCTCAGCCACGAAGAAACATTGTAGGCTGCAGAATACAGCATGGCTGGAGAGAAGGGAGTGGACCTGTAACACAATGGAAAGGCACAGTTCTTGATCAAGTTCCTGTAAATCCTTCCCTCTATCTTATAAAGTACGATGGATTTGATTGTGTGTATGGACTAGAACTGCACAAAGATGAAAGAGTTTCAGCACTTGAAGTCCTTCCAGACAGAGTTGGTAAGAGGTTTTCTCCTATTTGTGCATATGTTGTCagaacatttaaattttattaaattacttttcagcATATGCAGATAATCTAAATGCTCtgttcaatttttatttttttttgttcacaaaGTTTTGATGATAGCAGAGAGATTAGTGCTGTCTCTTGTCTTTAAATTGTATGTAGAAAGttctgtgggttttctttttgagagTCTTATCCCTAATGAGCTTAGGTACATGTAGCGTCgatatttctattaaaatttaaactctGAGCCAGCTGAGAAATGTCCTGGCTATACTGTCTTACATGTGTTTGACATTAATTATGtgtttgcttggggttttttttaatgtgctttcaATAGGTAGTAATACaagcagtggggaaaaaagcatttcctaAGTGAAATAACTTAGTAACTAGTAACTTAACTAGTAACAAGGCTTTATTGTTTTTTATAATTAGCACAGAATTGTTAAACTGCAGATGTTTCCAAACTGTAAAGTTCAAAGTTTGACCTAATAATGTTTTTTTGTGAATGGAATCAATTCTTGGGTTTCCTGACTGCAAAGAAATCAGTAGCAGTCTCTAGAATGGGGTTAAGGGGAACCAAACCTTACACCTTCATTAGTAACTTCAtacagctgctctgtgatttagcctctcctcctcccctcctcctccccttcagtataaatattttaaatacagatgcTATTCCTTGCTGTGGCTTATATTGGTCTCCCTTTACCTTGGATTATGATAGCTTGATTGGGAAGAGTGCAATGATGGAAAACGTCAATAAAGAGTGTTAAcatgttaaaataattattcGAGTTCTGCTGTTCTTTGGTCTTCAACTCTCTGAAATGGgcattatttgttttttatgtGAATTGACTAACTTTCAAATTGATTTATTAATGAATCTGgataaagattattttttgtgaagatttatttctgtactttttGAATGGACATACTTATGAACTGCTACCATTTCAGCTTCATCTCGAATTAGTGATGCCCATCTGGCAGACACAATGATTGGCAAAGCTGTGGAACATATGTTTGAGACAGAGGATGGCTCAAAAGATGAATGGAGGGGGATGGTCTTGGCTCGAGCTCCTATAATGAACACATGGTTTTATATTACCTACGAGAAGATCCTGTGTTGTATATGTACCAACTCTAGATGACTATAAAGAAGGTGACCTTCGCATTATGCCCGATTCCAGTAAGTAGACTGGTtacttttttattctgaaaagtGGCATCTCTCTATATTATTATACAGCTTATGGGTTATGTATGGAAAAGAGAGTTGACAAAGAAGTATCTTTTTAAGTATCAAAACTAGCAAAGGTTACAGCACAATTGAAAAAATATGTGTATTAAacaatttctgaaatattttccttgagTCAGTGGTGAAATATGCAATAAATACtggaaaattcttttccttATGATTCCTAATTTTGATAAAGATATGCATACTGTTATGAAGAGATTacacttagattttttttcGCATGGACAAACTAGAATCTTTCCATTGTTATTTTCTTATAGAAGTGTCACAAATCGAGGAGTTATATTTTTGAAGCAGttgttataaaaataatgtcTTGGGGCTAACTAAAATAGGTTAATTTAGTTTGGGTAAGCATCATCAGTTTGGAAAGTTTTTGAATAGTTTCTTGGAGGAAATAAGCactaatattttcaaaactcaTTTTCTCTCATATGTTTAAAcatataaacaggaaaaaaatttcagtagGTTaggaggaatattttttctttcttttttaaagtgaaagttattggcttttttcctagaaatattttttgcagaatCAGTGTTATTCAAGGGATTTtagctaataaaaaaaaaaaaagaagaaaaacgTTTGTCTATAATATTGTACTCTCACTTCTGTCTTGTGCCTCAAAAGTGCTTCTCTGACAGAGAGGCAATTTTGGCTTTAAAGTAAATCATTAATTTGATAGCCAAACAGTAATTATGCAATGAACtacataaatattatttaaaattaattcattgaGTTTCTCAGACTGTCTTCCTTCAGATCTAGCACTGGCTGAGTAAACAAGTGGCACTTATTTGAATAACCTCTGTAGTAATCCTGTGGTTTTAGATTTTTTCCAGCCTAACAAAAAGCAACTTATCTGTGGCCTGAGAGAGAACCACAAATGTTAATGGAAAAACTGACTTTGATCATATAAAAACCAAAGCAAGCTCTTTCAGAGCTGGCACCCCAAAATACCTtgcaattactttttaaattctgctttgctttcttctttcttagaaaaataagttaaaagACTCATGCTTTTCATATTTAAGAATTAAGTTTTTAATATGTTCTTTTTTCCTATCTATcgtgggtccctcccagctcaggatattctatgattctgtgattccttaCCTCTGTTTCTAAGGCACTCCAAACTACGAGCTACATTCCCTGAATTTGGGTCCTCCACAGACAATGTGAATTGTGTATTTAAGGATACTTCTGGGTAGATTTTGcttgaaaagcaaataataaGATTAAACTTCTCAACAGTAGCCATTCTAGTGTAAAATTGAAAGCTTCTTTTTACAGCATTATTGATTAAGGAGGTTACACTTAGCTTAGAAGATGTGGTTTTGTTGCAATGACATATTTGCATTGACATTTTGGATAGTGAGTTCTAGTACACCTGCCTTTCTGTTAAATATACTCAGTGCCTTGATCTGCTGGGGGCTCAAATTCAATTATCTACAaacattttttgtaatttttatgcAAACCTTCATGTCAAAAGATTTACTTTTCTAACCAATTGAAGTGCtaatttttaattcataaaAGCAAAGACAgtattacttaaaaaaataaaatctgtgacTACTCTAGAAGCATGGCAATAGGTGCTTGTCTAAACTACTTTAGACATACTTTGCATTCTGAACTTGTGACTTTCTTAACTTATAAAGAAGTCTGCAATTTTgtatatagaaaaaaatccataaatgtCTACCAAAGTACAATGTATTTTCATATTACAGATGATTCACCTCCTGCAGAACGAGAACCAGGTGAAGTTGTAGACAGCCTGGTAGGCAAACAAGTGGAATATGCCAAAGAAGATGGCTCAAAACGGACTGGCATGGTCATTCATCAAGTTGAAGCCAAACCATCTGTCTATTTCATCAAGTTTGATGATGATTTCCATATTTATGTCTATGATTTGGTGAAGACATCCTAGACGTCATCATGAACTTCTGCCAAATTTGTGGAACtattaaatgtaaaatttgTAGACACAGACTTGACTGTTTTTCAGttgaatgaaaatttaaatgtcCCTGCGAACCCACAATCTCTGCCAGCAACTGTTTTGTTCTGAATAATACAAATTTATGTGAATATGACACATCTTGTGTAAGAGAGCTCCTTTTcttgaaggaaataaatatatttgggTGGTAGGGAGTTAAAAGCTAAGAACAGTTGCAAATTCAAGCTGTGTGAAGTCAGTCTAGTATTGTAATCTAGATTTTTTCTTAGATTAACTTTTTCTTCAACCTTGAATCACCTGTTCAACTGCCACATGCAAGTGTAGTTTGCTATTTTTCACGTCTTCTTTTACaacattaaatttaatttcttggcTACTGGCAGTCCTTGTTTTCTGGGTTGAGACAGAGGTGACTTTTCTGAAAAGTTTAAACAGTTTGTGCAGCAGTAAGGAGTGTCTAACCCACGTAACATCAATTTACTGTGTTTCTACTCTGTTTCAAATTAAGTTAATAAATACTTGTGTGTTTTTTACTAGTCACAGGGCAGTAGGATATCAAGTGTTTGACTTATGCACCTTTCAGTGAAAAGGCTTTaagctataaaaatatatttaatctgTATATCCAGCTAATTAGAAAATTAAGGTTAAGGGCCTGTGTTTACAAGTTGTGGGAACCAGTAAAATACACACCAGTAAAATACACACAACAAAGCTGCCATTAATCCTAAATGTTGTGTTCTGTTTTGTTATACACATTTCGTAGCAGAATACAAGTGCTTGGTGCCACAAGTTTAACAGTATATAATGCTACTTAAGCAGACTTTGGACTACACATGAGCAATCAGTAGTCTCTCATTTAATATCAGAACCTAAGAACCTGGATGTTTGTGTGTGGACTTAGAAAGCTAGTATCAGTTAATCTTTTACACAGTAAATACAAGTTTATGCGGGAGGGGGGTCCTTTTACACTGAGGACCTCCTTTAGAGAAGGAGAAGCATTTGTTGCCTTCTCCTCAGTCTGCTGTAatcctttgctttgttttgtgctgGGGTTTGCTATTGTTTTTAACCATTTTGGTTCAAGAAGGCATAATTTCAGTGTATtctatttttgccttttccacgTAAGGATTGTCCAGACAAATCTACAGTTTAAACCCATTGTTGCCTTTTGAGGTGTACTTGCTTTGAGGTATGCCATTAACATGAATTTCATTTTGTGAACACTAGAGTTATGCATGCCAGTGGTGTACTATCTAATGGGACCTATAGGCTGTCTCAGTGGTTCAGTCATCTGCATTAGATTGTGGATGCAAATAACAACCCACAACAGCAGAATCCTTTCACAGTTTTAATCTTGCAAGATAGTTGTAAATCAAGGTTAGGGTATTTGGGCTTTTTAAGAATAGCAACTTTTAAAAGCATCATAATTGTAATGAGGATCAGCACAGCAACAAAATTTTCATGTTGAAACAGAGCTCTACAGGCTTCAAACCACTGCTTCACAGAAATACAGTACATGAAGAATGTGAATACAGTCAACGCTATTGATGGAAAGAAGGAATACGTAGATATCCAACCTGATGATGCTAGTGGAAAGATGCAGGAGAGATACTGCTAATCAGAGATCAGGGGTCTGACCTCTATTGTGGGTATTCTTACTAGCAAAGACTCAGTGGCTTAAAtccttttcagtcttttttttttttcctgatttcatGCTTTAGCCTTAAGGCTTGTGCCTCATTATGCTGTTAAATGGTAATACTGTATAAATATGGTATCAATTCTTTGTCCTTTGCTACTATATTGCATTATGTCCTGTATTTCATCATGGGCAACCAAAGGCAGGCTATTGTCTTTCAGTTCAAAACTTCTCAATCCAGTCTTTAAGCACCAAGTATCTGAGTCAGTaaattttcattgtgttttgAACAAAATGAGCAGATTTGCAACACAGTGCTTTCATCCTGCAGATCTGTTATGTGCTTCCTATTGACTCTTAAGAGTCCTGCATGTAAATCTCAAagctgagcctggctccatGAGCCCAAGTTGATATTTGTGGCACAAGAATGAGTGTATTGATTACACACAAAATACACTAATAACTTAGTACAATGAATTTTGGGCTTTACATCTAAGGATGTAACAACAAggtttgttttgaaatatttgaggTTTAGCTCTACTGGAACATTTTTATCATTTGGCTTGcatttgtggggttttatgTAAGCCACTCTAATACACCACATATTTTGCTAATTAGAATATAATCTATACAATATCTACTGTCAAATTTTATGGTTGTTTTTAGATGTCCCCATTGTCTGTTgcatgggatttttcttttcatcatttttttccttaaggtTTGTGTGGaggggtggttttggttttgtggttggtttttttaatagcttaAACCACTGTTTTGAGACTTGAGACTtattccactccctgccatcTCTTTTGGGCTTACTTTAGGCTCATGTTTCAGATCTGCATGCAGTGCTTGCATTACCCTAGTAACTACATGTTGGTCCCTTGTTCTAGGGGTTCAACATTACTTTCCAAATTCATCATAGGTCTTGTGACGACACAAGCCATGGATCTTAGTATAAAAATTATTGGCCTCTCATTTACCTGCTGTAGTATTGTTGTATATTGTGTGTGCATGATGTCGAGCTGCCAtggaaaactttttaaaaggaaaaaaacccaccttaAATGCAGACCATCCTTTTTTGCATGCTTAGAAGGTTAGAACATTCAATGTAACAAATGGAAGTTGCATGTTATAATGtttaggtttggggtttgttctgtttttattttgtgttcagtTTTTTGTGAATTTCCTTATTGTGCTGTTTGAATGGTTGTTAATAGGATTAAATGCACTGGTGAGGCAAACATAGTTCCAACGAAAGGTAATTTTCCAGTTGTATGTCATACAGCATTTGAAGGGACCATGTATTCTGTtcaagaataaataaaatcataattGATAAGTaaaacaatgatttttttttcttttgaatgccAAACCCTAAACTAAGTGG
The window above is part of the Serinus canaria isolate serCan28SL12 chromosome W, serCan2020, whole genome shotgun sequence genome. Proteins encoded here:
- the LOC103824914 gene encoding LOW QUALITY PROTEIN: spindlin-Z-like (The sequence of the model RefSeq protein was modified relative to this genomic sequence to represent the inferred CDS: inserted 2 bases in 2 codons), encoding MKTPFGKSPGPRSRADAGHAGVSASMMKKRTSHKKHRNNVGPSKPISQPRRNIVGCRIQHGWREGSGPVTQWKGTVLDQVPVNPSLYLIKYDGFDCVYGLELHKDERVSALEVLPDRVASSRISDAHLADTMIGKAVEHMFETEDGSKDEWRGMVLARAPIMNTWFYITYEXDPVLYMYQXLDDYKEGDLRIMPDSNDSPPAEREPGEVVDSLVGKQVEYAKEDGSKRTGMVIHQVEAKPSVYFIKFDDDFHIYVYDLVKTS